The Sulfurimonas aquatica genomic sequence AATAATGTTCCAAAAAAAGATAGTTATAAAAAAGCAAACTGTGGTTCTTGTAAAAAGTCTCTTCTTGAAACAATGCCAATAAACTTAACTGATTCAAATTTTGACGAAGTAGTAGTAAATAGTGACAACTTAGTCGTTGTTGACTTCTGGGCACCTTGGTGCGGTCCGTGCAAGATGATGGGACCTACCTTTGAAAAGGCAGCAACAAACTATCCTTTAAAAGCGCTTTTTACAAAGGTAAACACCGAAGATGAACAAAACTTAGGTGCGCGGTTTAAGATAAGAAGCATTCCAACGCTAATACTCTTTAAAAATGGCAAAGAGGTAAATAGA encodes the following:
- the trxC gene encoding thioredoxin TrxC, with protein sequence MRVICPHCLSVNNVPKKDSYKKANCGSCKKSLLETMPINLTDSNFDEVVVNSDNLVVVDFWAPWCGPCKMMGPTFEKAATNYPLKALFTKVNTEDEQNLGARFKIRSIPTLILFKNGKEVNRVSGALDATSLNKLVDSFL